The following proteins come from a genomic window of Winogradskyella sp. PC-19:
- a CDS encoding L-threonylcarbamoyladenylate synthase: MADFIKIYPENPNPKQIQKIVSVLKKGGLVIYPTDTVYGLGCDITNIKALERIARIKGVKLEKANFSFICEDLSNLSDYVKQINTSTFKILKRALPGAYTFILPGSKSLPNPFKKRKTVGIRVPDNSIILSLVAALGNPIVSTSIRDDDDVLEYTTDPELILEKWDNLVDIVIDGGYGDNEASTVIDLSEDEPTVIREGKGSLEIF; encoded by the coding sequence ATGGCTGATTTCATTAAAATATATCCAGAAAATCCAAACCCAAAACAAATTCAGAAAATTGTAAGCGTTCTTAAAAAGGGAGGCTTAGTCATTTACCCAACTGACACTGTTTATGGTTTGGGTTGTGATATTACTAATATTAAAGCCTTAGAGCGTATTGCTAGAATCAAAGGTGTAAAGCTTGAGAAAGCTAATTTTTCTTTCATTTGCGAAGACCTGAGTAACCTTAGTGATTACGTAAAGCAAATAAACACTTCAACTTTTAAGATACTAAAACGTGCTTTGCCAGGTGCATATACTTTTATTTTACCAGGTTCAAAAAGTTTGCCTAACCCATTTAAAAAAAGAAAAACCGTTGGTATTAGAGTACCTGATAATTCTATTATTTTAAGTTTAGTCGCAGCTTTAGGAAATCCAATTGTATCTACATCTATAAGAGATGATGATGATGTTTTGGAATATACAACTGACCCCGAATTAATTTTAGAAAAATGGGATAACCTCGTAGATATAGTTATTGATGGTGGCTATGGAGATAATGAAGCTTCTACAGTTATCGATTTATCAGAAGACGAGCCTACAGTTATCCGTGAAGGAAAGGGAAGTTTAGAAATATTTTAA
- a CDS encoding ATP-dependent helicase, producing MDKYLSQLNEAQLAPTIQKDGPMIVIAGAGSGKTRVLTYRIAYLMSQGVDAFNILALTFTNKAAREMKGRIADIVGDGEARNLWMGTFHSVFAKILRFEGHHLGFPSNFTIYDTQDSQKLLNSIIKEMGLDKDIYKTKQVYSRISSYKNNLITVKAYYKNPELMEADAAARRPRMGEIYQEYVERCFKAGAMDFDDLLLRTNELLTRFPAVLAQYQSRFRYILVDEYQDTNHSQYLIVRALADRFQNICVVGDDAQSIYAFRGANINNILNFQKDYDDVKMYRLEQNYRSTKNIVGAANSIIEHNKTKLDKVVWTANVEGEKVIVHRSMTDGDEGRYVASTIWETKMNNQLQSSDFAVLYRTNAQSRAIEDALRKRDIPYRIYGGLSFYQRKEIKDVTAYLRLILNPADEEALKRVINYPARGIGQTTVDRLIVAANGSGKTIYDILKDIDNVTININNGTKGKLRDFVTLIESYKVMNQTANAFDLAEHVTKTSGLIRELGKDGTPEGVTKLDNVQELLNGIKDFVEGQIELADAGDSLAEFLEDVALATDLDGDKGDPNHVALMTIHLAKGLEFPHVFIVGMEEDLFPSAMSMNTRSELEEERRLFYVALTRAEKQAYLTYTISRYRWGKLIDAEPSRFIEEIDNKFVNVTTPMREQRFNPMLDASIFGDVEPNKIRFAKPKSPKLKKKEDRKKPENFKISAPKKMTALKDADATENLYEGKLTVGKIVNHDRFGRGEVINIEGKGADAKAEIKFSNGDVKKLLLRFAKLEILRIKGSK from the coding sequence TTGGACAAGTATTTAAGTCAATTAAACGAAGCGCAACTCGCGCCAACTATACAGAAGGATGGACCAATGATAGTTATTGCTGGCGCTGGCTCTGGTAAAACACGTGTTCTTACATATAGAATTGCTTATTTAATGAGTCAGGGTGTTGATGCTTTTAATATTTTGGCATTAACCTTTACCAATAAGGCTGCTCGTGAGATGAAAGGCAGAATTGCTGATATAGTTGGAGATGGCGAGGCCCGAAATTTATGGATGGGAACATTTCATTCTGTATTTGCTAAGATTTTGAGATTTGAAGGGCATCACTTAGGTTTTCCAAGTAATTTCACCATTTACGACACCCAAGATTCTCAAAAGCTACTAAACTCAATTATTAAAGAGATGGGTCTTGATAAAGATATTTATAAAACCAAACAGGTTTATAGCCGTATCTCATCTTACAAAAACAATTTAATTACTGTAAAAGCATATTATAAAAACCCAGAGTTAATGGAAGCCGATGCTGCCGCTAGGCGTCCAAGAATGGGTGAAATTTACCAAGAGTATGTAGAGCGTTGTTTTAAAGCAGGCGCTATGGATTTTGATGATTTATTGTTAAGAACCAACGAATTATTAACGCGTTTTCCAGCTGTTTTAGCTCAATATCAAAGTAGATTTAGATACATTTTAGTTGATGAGTATCAAGATACAAACCACTCACAATATTTGATAGTACGTGCTTTAGCGGATAGATTTCAGAATATTTGCGTCGTTGGTGATGATGCGCAAAGTATTTATGCCTTTAGAGGTGCAAACATTAACAACATCCTAAATTTTCAGAAAGATTATGACGATGTTAAAATGTATCGACTAGAACAAAATTATCGTTCTACAAAAAATATCGTTGGTGCGGCAAATTCAATTATAGAGCACAATAAGACCAAACTTGATAAAGTAGTTTGGACTGCAAATGTCGAAGGCGAAAAAGTAATCGTTCATCGCAGTATGACTGATGGTGATGAAGGTAGATATGTTGCAAGTACCATTTGGGAAACTAAAATGAATAATCAGTTGCAGAGCAGCGATTTTGCTGTTTTGTATCGTACAAATGCGCAATCACGTGCTATTGAAGATGCCTTGCGCAAACGAGACATTCCTTATCGTATTTATGGAGGATTGTCTTTTTACCAACGTAAAGAGATTAAAGATGTCACAGCCTATTTGCGTTTAATACTTAATCCTGCTGACGAAGAAGCGTTAAAACGTGTTATTAATTACCCAGCAAGAGGTATTGGGCAAACAACTGTAGACCGACTTATAGTTGCTGCTAACGGAAGCGGAAAAACGATATACGACATCTTAAAAGATATAGATAATGTTACCATTAACATTAATAATGGTACTAAAGGAAAATTAAGAGATTTTGTAACACTTATTGAAAGTTATAAAGTCATGAATCAAACAGCAAATGCTTTTGATTTGGCAGAGCATGTGACAAAAACTAGTGGTTTAATTAGAGAACTTGGCAAAGATGGAACGCCAGAAGGTGTTACCAAATTAGATAACGTTCAAGAATTATTAAACGGTATTAAAGATTTTGTCGAAGGTCAAATCGAATTAGCAGATGCAGGTGATTCTTTAGCTGAGTTTTTAGAAGATGTGGCTTTAGCTACTGACTTAGATGGCGATAAAGGAGACCCAAATCATGTAGCTTTAATGACCATTCACTTAGCTAAAGGTTTGGAGTTTCCGCATGTATTTATAGTCGGTATGGAAGAAGATTTGTTTCCAAGTGCTATGAGTATGAATACTAGAAGCGAACTAGAAGAAGAACGTCGATTATTTTATGTAGCTTTGACGAGAGCAGAAAAACAGGCCTATTTGACCTATACAATTTCTCGATACCGTTGGGGGAAATTAATAGATGCTGAACCAAGCCGTTTTATTGAAGAAATTGATAATAAATTTGTTAACGTAACAACACCAATGCGAGAGCAGCGTTTTAACCCAATGTTAGATGCTTCTATATTTGGTGACGTTGAACCGAATAAAATTAGATTTGCAAAACCAAAATCTCCGAAATTGAAAAAGAAGGAAGACCGTAAAAAACCAGAAAATTTTAAAATAAGTGCACCAAAAAAGATGACAGCACTTAAAGATGCTGATGCTACAGAAAATCTTTATGAAGGCAAATTAACAGTTGGCAAGATTGTTAATCATGACCGCTTTGGTAGAGGTGAAGTTATAAATATTGAAGGCAAAGGTGCCGATGCAAAAGCAGAAATAAAGTTTAGCAACGGTGATGTAAAAAAACTATTACTTCGTTTTGCTAAGCTTGAAATTTTAAGGATTAAAGGATCGAAATAA
- a CDS encoding ABC transporter ATP-binding protein, which translates to MHHLKEKSVDKTKKKPKVTIGKAFKTIIWPRRNLVFIGLLLIILRSLAGLILPWQSKVLLDEVVPQKDFSQLYSLIAIVITAILIQAVTSFALTKILSVQAQFLISELRAQVQKKVLSLPISFFDNTKSGALVSRIMSDVEGVRNLIGTGLVQLVGGTFTAIISLIILINLNPWMTLFVFVPLSIFAFIALKAFKYIRPIFRTRGKINAEVKGRLTETLAGVRVIKAFNAENQENKVFEKGVDSIFQNVKKSLTATALMTSSSTFLIGVATTGIMGIGGYYMMQDSMTTGEFLFFTLILGFMIAPIVQMSNIGSQLTEALAGLDRTEELMNMTAEDEDESRTIELQALKGNIEFSDVSFEYEENKPVLHNINFNAPSGSVIALVGSSGSGKSTIAGLSATFLNPNSGKITIDGEDLSKVKLNSFRKHLGVVLQDEFLFEGSIRENIMFPRPNATEAQLQNAVKAAYVNEFTDRFDDGLETLIGERGVKLSGGQRQRIAIARAILADPKIIILDEATSNLDTESEGLIQKSLSELTNNRTTIVIAHRLSTIKRADQILVIEAGKIVERGNHDELLAKKARYYDLYTFQAKI; encoded by the coding sequence ATGCATCACCTTAAAGAAAAGTCAGTAGATAAAACAAAAAAGAAGCCTAAAGTAACAATAGGTAAGGCTTTTAAAACTATTATTTGGCCAAGACGAAATCTAGTTTTTATTGGACTTTTGCTTATTATTTTAAGGAGCTTAGCAGGTTTAATTTTACCATGGCAAAGTAAAGTGTTATTGGATGAGGTTGTTCCTCAAAAAGATTTTAGTCAATTATACAGTTTAATTGCCATAGTTATTACAGCAATATTAATTCAAGCTGTGACATCATTCGCTTTAACAAAAATACTAAGCGTACAAGCTCAGTTTTTAATAAGTGAATTACGTGCTCAAGTTCAAAAGAAGGTATTATCGTTACCAATCAGTTTTTTTGATAACACAAAATCAGGTGCTTTAGTATCAAGAATTATGAGTGATGTAGAAGGTGTTCGTAACCTTATTGGCACAGGTTTGGTACAATTGGTTGGTGGCACATTTACTGCCATAATCTCACTAATTATTTTAATAAACTTAAATCCGTGGATGACCCTTTTTGTATTCGTTCCATTGTCAATCTTTGCATTCATTGCTTTAAAAGCTTTCAAATATATACGACCAATATTTAGGACACGCGGAAAAATTAATGCAGAAGTCAAAGGTCGTTTGACAGAAACCTTAGCTGGTGTTAGAGTAATAAAAGCTTTTAATGCGGAAAATCAGGAAAATAAAGTTTTTGAAAAAGGAGTCGATAGTATTTTTCAAAATGTAAAAAAGAGTTTAACTGCTACAGCTTTAATGACAAGTTCATCTACGTTTTTGATTGGAGTTGCGACTACAGGAATCATGGGTATAGGTGGTTATTACATGATGCAAGATAGCATGACGACAGGTGAGTTTCTATTCTTTACATTGATATTAGGTTTTATGATTGCACCAATAGTACAAATGAGTAATATTGGTAGTCAATTGACCGAAGCTTTAGCAGGTTTAGACCGAACTGAAGAGTTAATGAATATGACAGCTGAAGATGAAGATGAGAGCAGAACAATTGAGTTGCAAGCTCTAAAAGGAAATATAGAATTTAGTGACGTCTCTTTTGAATATGAAGAAAACAAACCAGTGCTACATAATATCAATTTTAATGCACCATCAGGTTCTGTCATTGCATTAGTAGGTAGTTCTGGTTCAGGAAAATCTACGATTGCTGGATTATCAGCGACATTTTTGAATCCAAATTCTGGTAAAATCACTATAGATGGTGAGGATTTATCTAAAGTCAAATTGAATAGCTTTAGAAAGCATTTAGGTGTGGTGTTGCAAGATGAATTTTTGTTCGAAGGTTCCATTCGTGAAAATATTATGTTCCCAAGACCAAATGCTACAGAAGCGCAATTACAGAATGCAGTTAAAGCTGCATATGTCAATGAGTTTACAGACCGATTTGATGATGGTTTAGAAACTTTGATTGGAGAACGTGGTGTAAAGCTTTCTGGAGGGCAGCGCCAACGTATTGCTATTGCAAGGGCTATTTTAGCAGACCCAAAAATTATCATTTTAGATGAAGCAACTTCAAATTTAGATACTGAAAGTGAAGGATTAATTCAAAAGAGTTTATCAGAATTAACTAATAACAGAACTACTATAGTTATTGCTCACCGTTTAAGCACAATTAAGCGCGCTGACCAAATTTTAGTCATCGAAGCTGGTAAAATTGTAGAACGTGGTAACCATGACGAACTACTTGCTAAGAAAGCGCGATATTACGATTTGTATACGTTTCAGGCTAAGATATAG
- a CDS encoding DinB family protein codes for MTESLIKLYKRDLNAVKKELQSYKNEANIWLVDKEISNCTGNLVLHIVGNLNHFIGAILGNSGYIRKRDLEFSQKNISVSEMIKMIDDTQNVIDKTLSNLTEANLQEEYRRNPFEDYMTTEYFLLHLKSHLAYHLGQINYHRRLLE; via the coding sequence ATGACAGAATCCTTAATAAAACTTTATAAACGAGATTTAAATGCAGTAAAAAAAGAATTGCAATCTTATAAAAATGAAGCCAATATATGGCTTGTAGATAAAGAGATTTCTAATTGTACTGGTAATTTGGTATTGCATATCGTTGGTAATCTTAATCATTTTATTGGAGCAATATTGGGAAATTCTGGTTACATAAGAAAGCGTGATTTAGAATTCTCTCAAAAAAATATTTCTGTTTCAGAAATGATAAAAATGATTGATGATACTCAGAATGTCATTGATAAAACATTATCAAATTTAACCGAAGCCAACTTACAGGAAGAGTATAGAAGAAATCCTTTTGAAGATTACATGACTACAGAATATTTTTTGTTACATCTAAAATCACATTTAGCATACCATTTAGGTCAAATAAACTATCACAGACGATTACTAGAGTAG
- a CDS encoding acyl-CoA carboxylase subunit beta has translation MDSKIKTLNEKLELSKLGGGQARIDKQHQKKKLTARERVLYLLDEGSFEEIGALVTHRTTDFGMANQKFYGDGVVTGYGTVNGRLIYVFAQDFTVFGGSLSETHAEKICKIMDMAVNVGAPIIGLNDSGGARIQEGVRSLGGYADIFYRNVQASGVIPQISAIMGPCAGGAVYSPAMTDFTLMVQDSSYMFVTGPNVVKTVTNEEVTSEELGGASVHSTKSGVAHKTSSNDVEALEDIKTLLDYLPQNNTEKPKDIPFELKDEVRETLSNIVPDNPNKPYDMHNVIEGIIDEDSFYEIHKDYAENIIVGFARLGGKSVGIIANQPMYLAGVLDVNSSKKAARFVRFCDAFNISLLVLEDVPGFLPGTDQEWNGIIVHGAKLLYAFSEATVPRVTVITRKAYGGAYDVMNSKHIGADMNFAWPNAEIAVMGAKGAAEIIFKREISSAEDKDAKWKEKEAEYAELFANPYSAAERGFVDEVILPENTRRKLIKAFSMLEGKEVNRPKRKHGNIPL, from the coding sequence ATGGATTCGAAAATAAAAACTCTAAACGAAAAGCTTGAATTATCAAAACTTGGTGGTGGTCAAGCACGAATAGATAAGCAGCATCAAAAGAAAAAACTGACTGCAAGAGAACGTGTTTTATATTTACTAGACGAAGGTTCTTTTGAAGAAATTGGTGCTTTAGTGACACACCGAACAACTGATTTCGGAATGGCAAATCAAAAATTTTATGGAGATGGTGTTGTCACTGGATATGGTACGGTCAATGGAAGACTCATCTATGTATTTGCTCAGGACTTTACCGTATTTGGTGGTTCGTTATCAGAAACTCATGCAGAGAAGATTTGTAAAATTATGGATATGGCCGTTAATGTTGGTGCTCCAATAATTGGACTTAATGATTCTGGTGGTGCACGTATCCAAGAAGGAGTTCGTTCGTTAGGTGGTTATGCAGATATTTTTTACAGAAATGTGCAAGCTTCTGGTGTTATTCCGCAAATTTCAGCAATTATGGGACCATGTGCTGGTGGTGCTGTATACTCACCTGCTATGACAGATTTCACGCTAATGGTTCAAGACTCGAGCTATATGTTTGTTACTGGTCCTAATGTGGTAAAAACAGTCACAAATGAAGAAGTTACAAGCGAAGAATTGGGTGGTGCTAGTGTTCACTCAACAAAATCTGGTGTAGCCCATAAAACCTCTTCAAATGATGTTGAAGCTCTTGAAGATATTAAAACATTACTCGATTATTTACCTCAAAATAATACTGAGAAACCAAAAGATATTCCGTTTGAATTAAAAGACGAAGTTCGTGAGACTTTATCTAATATAGTACCAGATAACCCTAATAAGCCTTACGACATGCATAATGTTATTGAGGGTATTATTGATGAAGATTCTTTTTATGAAATACATAAGGATTATGCAGAAAATATAATTGTTGGTTTTGCACGTTTAGGCGGAAAATCTGTTGGTATCATTGCAAATCAACCCATGTATTTAGCTGGTGTTTTAGATGTAAACAGCTCCAAGAAAGCGGCAAGATTTGTTCGCTTTTGTGATGCATTCAATATTTCTCTATTAGTTTTAGAGGATGTGCCAGGGTTTTTACCAGGAACCGACCAAGAATGGAATGGTATTATTGTTCACGGTGCAAAATTATTATACGCTTTTAGTGAAGCAACAGTACCAAGAGTAACTGTTATTACTAGAAAAGCCTATGGTGGTGCTTATGATGTGATGAATTCAAAACATATTGGTGCTGATATGAATTTTGCGTGGCCAAATGCTGAGATTGCCGTAATGGGTGCAAAAGGTGCTGCAGAAATAATCTTTAAACGCGAGATATCTTCAGCTGAGGATAAAGATGCGAAATGGAAAGAAAAAGAAGCAGAATATGCTGAATTATTCGCAAATCCTTATAGTGCTGCAGAACGTGGTTTTGTAGATGAAGTTATTCTTCCTGAAAATACAAGACGAAAGCTTATCAAAGCATTTAGTATGTTAGAAGGTAAAGAAGTGAATAGACCAAAGCGAAAGCATGGAAATATACCTCTTTAG
- a CDS encoding multidrug effflux MFS transporter, whose amino-acid sequence MKKQSRSQVEFIVLMAGLMSIVALSIDAVLPALPDIGEFLSVKDTKDNPKLITSIFLGLGVGQLLFGPLSDSFGRKPIVYLGFIVFAIASIVCVTTKSFEMMLFGRVLQGIGLAAPRTMCIAMVRDSYSGDYMAKVLSFVVMIFILVPVIAPSLGQFLMQHYHWKSIFIFTLGFGILIMIWFWIRQPETLKNQYRLNYRLSIFKTGTIAFFKIKPAVIYTILSGLITGSFMVYLSTSQRIFEQQYNMAEEFPLIFASLAIAVGLSTFMNSQLVIKFGMRNIVHMAMLSFVLISLLFVIVFWSGAKPSIEVLLGFFALQFFTIGFLFGNLRALAMEPMGHIAGIGSALNGFISTVMAVPIANFIGKFVVDSTTPLFLGFFVCGLLSLILFYSISNRISKVFKSA is encoded by the coding sequence ATGAAAAAACAAAGTCGGTCACAGGTAGAATTTATTGTTTTAATGGCCGGACTGATGTCAATTGTTGCACTATCAATTGATGCCGTATTACCTGCATTACCAGATATTGGCGAATTTTTAAGTGTTAAAGACACTAAAGATAATCCCAAACTAATTACTTCTATTTTTCTTGGTCTTGGCGTTGGTCAATTACTATTTGGTCCGCTATCAGATAGTTTTGGTCGTAAGCCAATAGTATATTTAGGTTTCATTGTTTTTGCAATCGCTTCAATAGTTTGCGTAACAACAAAAAGTTTTGAAATGATGTTGTTTGGTCGTGTTCTGCAAGGTATTGGTTTAGCAGCTCCGCGAACCATGTGCATTGCGATGGTAAGAGATTCATATTCTGGAGACTATATGGCAAAAGTGCTATCATTTGTTGTCATGATTTTTATATTAGTACCGGTAATAGCACCATCACTCGGACAGTTTTTAATGCAGCATTATCACTGGAAATCCATATTTATATTCACCCTTGGTTTTGGTATTTTAATAATGATTTGGTTTTGGATAAGACAACCCGAAACCTTAAAGAATCAATACCGATTAAATTATCGGTTGTCTATTTTTAAGACAGGAACCATTGCTTTTTTTAAAATAAAACCTGCTGTTATTTATACCATACTATCTGGTTTAATCACAGGTTCATTTATGGTATATTTAAGTACCTCGCAACGTATTTTTGAACAGCAATATAATATGGCTGAAGAATTTCCATTGATATTTGCGAGTTTAGCAATAGCTGTTGGCCTTTCTACATTTATGAATAGTCAGTTGGTCATCAAATTTGGAATGCGCAATATTGTACACATGGCGATGCTCAGTTTTGTATTAATATCGCTACTTTTTGTGATTGTTTTTTGGTCGGGTGCAAAACCAAGTATTGAAGTTTTATTGGGCTTTTTTGCACTTCAATTTTTTACCATAGGTTTTCTGTTTGGAAATTTAAGAGCTCTTGCAATGGAACCCATGGGACACATTGCTGGTATTGGATCAGCGCTGAATGGTTTTATATCTACGGTAATGGCGGTACCTATTGCAAACTTTATAGGCAAATTTGTTGTAGACTCTACTACGCCTTTATTTCTTGGCTTTTTTGTCTGTGGTCTATTATCATTGATTCTTTTTTATTCTATATCTAATAGAATATCGAAAGTATTTAAAAGTGCTTAA
- a CDS encoding winged helix-turn-helix transcriptional regulator — MADIIKETYSYNGKEYPCCASLTMGVIGGKWKTVILYHLINGTLRYNELRKLMPTVTERTLSLQLKKLEEDKIIERKVYTKKPPLKVEYRLTTLGETLIPIIRSISNWGNSVS, encoded by the coding sequence ATGGCAGATATAATTAAAGAAACATACTCTTACAATGGTAAGGAATATCCTTGTTGTGCTAGTCTTACCATGGGTGTAATAGGCGGAAAATGGAAAACAGTTATACTTTACCATTTAATAAATGGCACCTTACGTTATAATGAATTACGCAAGCTTATGCCTACTGTTACTGAGCGCACTCTAAGCTTACAATTAAAGAAACTTGAAGAGGATAAAATTATTGAACGCAAAGTATACACAAAGAAACCACCACTTAAAGTGGAATACCGATTAACCACTCTTGGAGAAACACTTATTCCTATAATTCGTTCTATTTCAAATTGGGGTAATTCTGTGTCTTGA
- a CDS encoding NAD(P)H-dependent oxidoreductase has protein sequence MSTPNITKEDVLNAFQYRHATKEFDATRKLTDDDINFILKTANLSPSSFGFEPWHFIVVQDKELRELLKPVAWGAPLKLDTASHFILGLSMKAPMTKWNSDYILHMMKEVKQFPEDVIEMYSKFYREFQERDFNLDSDKKLFDWASKQTYIALANMMTSAALVGIDSCPIEGFHEEKINALLQDKFGVDTDKYGLSYMVAFGYRKEEPPHAKTRRDFEDIVTWR, from the coding sequence ATGAGTACACCTAATATTACTAAAGAAGACGTTCTTAATGCATTTCAATATAGACATGCAACAAAAGAATTTGATGCAACACGCAAGCTGACTGATGATGATATCAATTTTATTTTAAAGACTGCAAATTTATCACCTAGCTCTTTTGGTTTTGAGCCTTGGCATTTTATTGTAGTTCAAGATAAAGAACTAAGAGAATTACTTAAACCTGTTGCTTGGGGAGCACCATTAAAACTAGATACAGCAAGCCACTTTATTTTGGGGTTAAGTATGAAAGCACCTATGACTAAATGGAATTCTGATTACATCTTGCATATGATGAAAGAGGTAAAGCAGTTCCCAGAAGATGTTATCGAAATGTATTCTAAGTTTTACAGAGAATTTCAGGAACGTGACTTTAATTTAGATTCTGATAAAAAACTATTTGATTGGGCGTCTAAACAAACGTATATCGCTTTAGCAAATATGATGACTTCTGCTGCTTTAGTAGGAATTGATAGTTGTCCAATTGAAGGTTTTCATGAGGAAAAAATAAATGCACTTCTACAGGATAAGTTTGGAGTAGATACTGATAAATATGGCTTGTCTTATATGGTCGCTTTTGGATACAGAAAAGAAGAACCGCCACACGCAAAGACAAGAAGAGATTTTGAAGATATTGTAACTTGGAGATAG
- the accC gene encoding acetyl-CoA carboxylase biotin carboxylase subunit yields MKKILIANRGEIAIRVMTTAKKMGIKTVAVFSEVDRNAPHVKFADEAVCIGPAPSNQSYLLGDKIIDVAKSLNVDGIHPGYGFLSENADFAKLCEANNIIFIGPKSKAIQMMGDKLAAKDAVKDYNIPMVPGVDHAVTDPAEAIEIAKQIGLPILIKAAAGGGGKGMRVVEQEKDIESQMKRAISEATSAFGDGSVFVEKYVTSPRHIEIQVMADSHGNFLHFFERECSVQRRHQKVVEEAPSVVLTPQLREQMGQAAIDVARACDYLGAGTVEFLLDADHNFYFLEMNTRLQVEHPVSELISGVDLVELQIKVARGEKLEIKQEDLKIKGHALELRVYAEDPMNDFLPSVGNLEVYKLPVGKNIRVDNGFEEGMDIPIYYDPMLSKLITYGETRAEAIELMIKAIDSYHIKGVETTLPFGRFVCEHEAFRSGHFDTHFVKKYYSPSLLEEQHKAEAEVAAQIALKVYLEEQKLLRLPN; encoded by the coding sequence ATGAAAAAGATATTAATTGCCAATCGTGGTGAAATCGCCATCCGAGTGATGACTACCGCAAAGAAAATGGGAATCAAAACCGTAGCTGTTTTCTCTGAAGTCGATAGAAATGCACCTCATGTTAAATTTGCTGATGAAGCAGTTTGTATTGGTCCAGCGCCTTCAAATCAATCGTATTTATTAGGTGATAAAATTATTGATGTTGCAAAATCTCTAAATGTAGATGGTATTCATCCTGGTTATGGATTTTTAAGTGAAAATGCTGATTTTGCTAAGCTTTGCGAAGCAAATAACATCATATTTATTGGACCAAAATCTAAAGCGATACAGATGATGGGCGACAAATTAGCCGCTAAAGATGCTGTTAAAGATTATAATATCCCTATGGTTCCTGGAGTAGACCATGCTGTTACTGACCCAGCTGAAGCCATAGAAATTGCTAAACAAATTGGATTGCCTATCTTAATTAAAGCTGCTGCTGGTGGCGGCGGAAAAGGTATGCGTGTTGTTGAGCAAGAAAAAGATATTGAAAGCCAAATGAAACGTGCCATAAGTGAAGCGACTTCCGCATTCGGAGATGGTTCTGTTTTTGTAGAAAAATATGTGACATCACCTCGTCATATCGAGATTCAGGTTATGGCAGATAGTCATGGCAATTTTTTGCACTTTTTTGAACGCGAATGTTCTGTACAACGTCGCCATCAAAAAGTAGTTGAAGAAGCGCCTTCTGTGGTTTTAACGCCTCAATTGAGAGAACAAATGGGGCAAGCAGCCATTGATGTTGCTCGTGCTTGTGATTATTTAGGTGCTGGTACTGTTGAGTTTTTATTGGATGCAGACCATAATTTCTATTTCTTAGAGATGAATACGAGACTTCAAGTTGAGCATCCTGTATCTGAATTAATATCTGGTGTCGATTTAGTAGAACTTCAAATTAAAGTCGCTCGAGGCGAAAAATTAGAAATAAAACAAGAAGATTTAAAAATCAAAGGTCACGCTTTAGAACTTCGTGTTTATGCAGAAGACCCAATGAATGACTTTTTACCAAGCGTGGGAAATTTAGAAGTTTACAAATTACCTGTTGGTAAAAACATTAGAGTAGATAATGGTTTTGAAGAAGGTATGGATATACCAATCTACTATGACCCAATGCTATCAAAATTAATTACTTATGGCGAAACTCGTGCTGAAGCGATTGAGCTTATGATTAAAGCTATAGATAGTTATCATATTAAAGGTGTAGAGACGACATTGCCTTTTGGTCGTTTTGTTTGTGAACACGAAGCCTTTAGAAGTGGTCATTTCGACACCCATTTTGTAAAGAAATACTACTCACCTAGCCTTTTAGAAGAGCAACATAAAGCAGAAGCAGAAGTTGCTGCACAAATAGCTTTAAAAGTTTATCTAGAAGAGCAAAAATTATTAAGACTACCAAACTAA